Proteins encoded within one genomic window of Candidatus Desulfarcum epimagneticum:
- a CDS encoding hypothetical protein (Evidence 5 : Unknown function), with product MMITRMKFRVIAVFMMLMWHLGGLAWASAPPGELIVNQATGAFRSASPIGARNILSNTSLMIVAKQYDFTLAPVDQNTRVFAGQKAHLAYTLTNTGNIADRYRLLTQNPYTDNFDYQNVVIYHDKNGNGRIDPEDGQIALTPELASGESISLLVIGEAPEGSPPRGIGDLKLTVSSVSDDTSIQEHTNQRTLSEPISPEIAFRDHEGNATDIYRLDQFSGAGYDCDRDGVYISVTAPALNKRTWIEDRHQIILQSAATLDTLYIWAQETGPDTGLFRSVEKVCLNNDTAAGGGTCLTQGDDCALKGAVNDTLTARVWVNGAFVSDTARVSAPFLEILKSAAPTKEQSLFPGEAIRYTVTATNTGDLAVPVREALIDSVPEQGVLIEDDLAADLLLDMTSPPVFTPADARILVKQNGKWRTPISGIYAVESVGLFLPPDRVGPGQDASFTFTARISDAATPGETILNTAGADIGGDGLIDFSGNTVANQLHTGTVVMFMRPNDALQSATPFIPPDFQNDADYKRQTRYSDEYDDYDCRRDGVYIEARGSGLNVLPGTAETHDVTLASRDTGDVLRVRVYETGPNTGVFRSLFPVCVGASHSGNQGACRDNPGSCFIKSADGDLLSVQIDDPFTQGPVVDQAVVDGRGKAKLSIQKTVNPACDDLIFPGSVISYTLTVANTGDAEPAPTPVVIGTETKWGLVVADPIPANAHFMPEDDTVSASVPCAPLVKVSGGAANTWTPQSAYTGDGKDIVEKGLFIPVSALLPKKTVTFGFRVRVAENAAPGTVIANTAFMDTDGDGALDTASAEACSALDASVVGLRLVSDPPCVTTLATNALIRYKLTFENTGSDIPKARTLTVDGQTMTGVLMESEIPPNAHLERIQPTAQTPSNGKIVFQRPMDPDDAWRGLEQYNGVETVKKVGFLVSAREMPPGMRGEFTLLLRVVDTTTPGTVISNRFYVDRDGDGAGDIFSNEVRNQVGKSVSDENLQIRFRRPNTALWQSGQAPDYRNDADYDTNDVTSYRMYREKSPLVYNLNRHGFYVEIRSTNRNLRSYAADEVGVHIKSHNSGTELYKQARETGPNTGVFRVVNPIKLSDEKTGCAGIEENCLVVDEDDTLEMSFDEIWQELVCERPDVEVRKSIKARVTVDPLGVVFNSISLKPVPGATVSVKHFDGAYEDQLAFDPIVDDGVTRLAPQTTAADGFYQYPHNYPNTSYYIDVTAPAGYTFPSIKCPGDLTSRRVGAQSYGKNGNGLCGLGNGEFVLLNPADILVADIPLDPVSTPLSGTVFDPVTRAPLSGAQVLLWLYDPDTGQATQADSQTTGADGAYTLPIYWGAQYYLTVNPPSGYRFPSQTSPSGLTQLSVTAMSYGKNGFGGQTGVFFMDTPNAVLPPADIPLDPGPEDPQRIAIEKKVSTDRVEVGDVARYEVRIKNNSSRILTDTVIYDELPFGVKYEPGSCRVNGEKHKDPDGGRGPLLAFKLGRFPVDREIVLTYVVRVTPGVLDGDGINAARALAFFYGNAYSSPTARVKIEAVEQALFSDKAILFGKIFLDSDCNNIQNDGEWPIGGVRLFLEDGSWAVTDEHGQYVIYGLKPGHHTLKVDTLTLPKDTVLKSLDNRHSDDADSRFVDLVAGEFHRADFATFCPTTNHARVMDEIRKRNDDSNGEWMLEQALTFNGVISPGDGGNGSTTPVSPDGDISSGVMHGGGGAHAAPLPAISAPRRSTGQCPVDTDKEGAILSADPGPEKTGPDLIKQSPISKIPDPEKIAADITDEMAKKGTWLWPKEDISRYGRFIVVTPAGIEPRLTINNEPVSNDKMGARIENRAAGAQVVAWYGIVLTPGENKLVVHGRDIFGNTRVLAQKKVFYPGSLSALALKAESDRLDADGGRSLLKINIRLTDNNGVPVTGVHFVTLETTLGTWYGQDIQPTEPGYQARVSNGERHVFLRSSNKTGKARVRASLDRALSDEIEVRFAQPLRPLVAAGIADFNARLSFSGRSYPSDSFDHELTDRIFAKKRAAFFLKGKTNFDALLTIAYDTEKDDDTTLLRDLDFNDYYPIYGDASSKGYDAQSRGKLFVRLEKDKNSLMWGDFATDHGIDQSLGRFQRALTGANVRFENDYGELSVFGATTDYDRKTEMFRGNGTAMFYRLNGAPIVAHSETVEMLVKDKNNGDLVIERRTLNRFDDYLLDEFSGNLHFFSAVAHSDPDGNPIYIRISYDVESADTHYFVGGARLSARLGDRWTVGGGYAEDRHPEDGYGLTSAFARYEWGKDHRIVLETGRFQDRNVTASGDAVRLKWESQFGNGVNIKLTGYEASSKFKPKDSLVSPGRRELKAEVAYPLDAKTEIRAEGDASAALDTDEKTAGIGLSLSKTMGAWRAEAGARRNIQQSVADDETFNTGRLRLEHQFKWWNRVGSGFGEWEQDITETDRRVLSAGGEYFVHDRTKMYLKHELSNSLSGARALSRDVSRVDTTFGLSSTYFSEVETYVERRVRGAMDGRENEMVTGVKKRWELAPNLSLSPQIEYAHTRDKNDADHALSISLGFVDTRFKTLKTSIRAETRTTSDSAYLAFLGNTAYRLSPDWSLLIKEDLAYEALDNADDSARHTLTVGAARRPLLQNRYHLLGMYQWKIEKGQGDGTDRTAHLLFAHQNYQINDDWIFSSRLAGKWVWWDLYGDAYRSAVQLAGGRLIWDITSYLDFDAHGGALSLNFGESVRYSLGGGASISRSQKTGG from the coding sequence ATGATGATTACCAGGATGAAATTTCGAGTTATCGCCGTTTTTATGATGCTCATGTGGCATCTGGGCGGATTGGCATGGGCGTCGGCGCCGCCCGGCGAACTCATCGTCAATCAGGCCACAGGCGCATTTCGCTCCGCATCTCCCATCGGCGCCCGTAACATCCTGTCCAATACATCCTTGATGATCGTCGCTAAACAATATGACTTTACGCTGGCCCCTGTGGATCAGAATACCCGGGTTTTCGCGGGGCAGAAGGCGCACCTTGCGTACACATTAACCAACACGGGCAATATCGCGGATCGATATCGCCTTTTAACCCAAAATCCCTATACGGACAATTTTGATTATCAAAATGTCGTGATTTACCATGATAAAAACGGAAACGGCCGCATCGATCCCGAAGACGGGCAGATCGCGCTCACACCGGAACTGGCTTCGGGAGAATCGATTTCTCTTTTGGTCATCGGGGAAGCGCCTGAAGGGTCGCCGCCCCGGGGAATCGGCGATTTAAAATTGACCGTGAGTTCCGTTTCAGACGACACTTCCATTCAAGAGCATACAAACCAGCGAACCCTGTCTGAACCGATATCGCCTGAAATCGCTTTTAGGGATCATGAAGGAAACGCCACCGATATATACCGTTTGGATCAGTTTTCAGGCGCCGGCTATGATTGTGACAGGGACGGCGTCTATATTTCGGTGACGGCGCCGGCCTTGAATAAACGCACATGGATTGAGGATCGCCACCAGATTATTTTACAATCCGCCGCCACCCTTGACACCCTCTATATTTGGGCGCAGGAAACCGGTCCGGACACCGGTTTGTTCAGAAGTGTTGAAAAGGTCTGTTTAAACAATGACACGGCCGCGGGAGGCGGGACCTGCTTGACGCAAGGGGATGATTGCGCGCTCAAAGGCGCGGTCAATGACACTCTCACCGCCCGTGTTTGGGTGAATGGCGCGTTTGTGAGCGATACGGCCAGGGTGTCCGCTCCCTTTTTGGAGATTTTAAAAAGCGCCGCGCCCACAAAGGAACAGTCGCTTTTCCCGGGAGAGGCGATCCGATACACGGTGACCGCGACCAATACCGGAGACCTTGCGGTTCCGGTTCGGGAGGCGCTGATCGACAGCGTTCCGGAACAAGGCGTTCTGATCGAAGATGATCTGGCTGCGGATCTCCTGCTGGATATGACATCGCCGCCGGTATTCACTCCGGCGGATGCCCGGATACTCGTCAAACAAAACGGAAAGTGGCGGACGCCGATTTCAGGGATATACGCCGTGGAAAGCGTCGGCCTGTTTTTGCCCCCGGATCGTGTGGGGCCGGGACAGGACGCCTCTTTTACCTTTACCGCCCGAATCAGCGACGCCGCGACGCCGGGTGAAACGATTTTAAACACCGCGGGCGCGGATATTGGTGGGGATGGTCTCATCGATTTTTCGGGAAACACGGTCGCCAATCAATTGCATACCGGGACTGTGGTGATGTTTATGCGGCCGAATGACGCGCTTCAATCCGCGACGCCTTTTATCCCCCCGGATTTTCAAAACGATGCCGATTACAAAAGGCAGACCCGCTATAGCGACGAATATGACGATTATGATTGCCGAAGAGACGGTGTCTATATTGAGGCCCGGGGAAGCGGGCTCAACGTTCTGCCTGGAACGGCCGAGACCCATGACGTGACGCTGGCGTCGCGTGACACCGGAGATGTATTGCGCGTCCGTGTCTATGAAACCGGCCCGAATACCGGCGTATTCCGAAGTCTGTTCCCGGTATGCGTCGGCGCGTCCCATTCCGGAAACCAGGGCGCCTGCCGGGATAACCCGGGCTCCTGCTTCATCAAAAGCGCGGATGGGGACTTGCTGTCGGTTCAGATTGATGATCCCTTTACCCAGGGGCCGGTGGTTGATCAGGCGGTGGTGGACGGGAGAGGCAAGGCAAAACTCTCGATACAAAAGACCGTTAACCCGGCATGTGATGATCTGATTTTTCCGGGCTCCGTCATTTCCTACACTCTGACTGTCGCCAACACCGGCGACGCGGAGCCCGCGCCGACGCCGGTGGTGATCGGAACCGAGACCAAATGGGGGCTGGTGGTGGCGGATCCCATTCCGGCAAACGCCCATTTTATGCCGGAAGACGATACGGTTTCAGCCTCGGTTCCATGCGCGCCCCTGGTCAAGGTGTCCGGCGGCGCCGCAAACACCTGGACACCGCAATCCGCATATACGGGGGACGGCAAAGATATTGTTGAAAAAGGTCTTTTTATACCGGTTTCGGCTCTTTTGCCGAAAAAAACGGTGACATTCGGTTTTCGGGTTCGGGTCGCGGAAAACGCCGCGCCGGGGACCGTTATCGCCAACACCGCATTTATGGACACGGATGGGGACGGCGCCCTGGACACTGCCAGCGCCGAGGCGTGCAGCGCCCTGGACGCGTCGGTCGTGGGACTCCGTCTGGTATCGGACCCGCCCTGTGTCACCACTCTGGCTACGAACGCGCTCATCAGATATAAACTCACCTTTGAGAACACCGGCTCGGATATTCCCAAGGCAAGAACACTGACCGTTGATGGCCAAACCATGACCGGTGTGTTGATGGAAAGCGAGATTCCCCCGAACGCCCACCTTGAGAGGATCCAGCCCACGGCTCAAACGCCGTCCAACGGTAAAATTGTTTTCCAAAGGCCCATGGATCCGGATGACGCCTGGCGGGGGCTGGAACAGTACAACGGTGTTGAAACCGTTAAAAAAGTGGGATTTCTTGTTTCGGCCCGGGAGATGCCCCCGGGTATGCGGGGTGAGTTTACACTGCTGCTTCGGGTGGTGGACACCACAACCCCGGGGACGGTTATTTCCAACCGGTTTTATGTGGACAGGGACGGCGACGGCGCCGGAGATATTTTCAGCAATGAAGTCCGAAATCAGGTGGGCAAGTCGGTCAGTGACGAAAACTTGCAAATCCGGTTCCGTCGGCCCAACACCGCCTTATGGCAATCCGGGCAGGCCCCGGATTACAGAAACGACGCGGATTATGACACCAATGATGTGACCTCGTACCGCATGTATCGGGAAAAAAGTCCCCTTGTGTACAATCTGAACCGTCACGGGTTTTATGTGGAGATTCGATCCACCAACAGGAACCTGCGGTCCTATGCGGCGGATGAGGTGGGCGTCCATATTAAATCGCACAATAGCGGGACGGAATTGTATAAACAGGCCAGGGAGACCGGTCCCAATACCGGGGTCTTCCGGGTGGTAAATCCGATCAAATTGAGTGATGAGAAGACCGGATGCGCGGGTATTGAGGAAAATTGTCTGGTGGTTGATGAAGACGATACCCTCGAAATGTCTTTTGATGAGATTTGGCAGGAACTGGTCTGCGAGCGCCCGGATGTGGAGGTTCGGAAATCGATTAAAGCCCGGGTGACCGTCGACCCCCTGGGCGTGGTGTTCAATTCCATCAGCCTGAAACCGGTGCCCGGGGCCACGGTGTCGGTAAAGCACTTTGACGGCGCGTATGAAGACCAGCTCGCCTTTGATCCCATTGTGGATGACGGCGTCACCCGGCTGGCGCCCCAGACAACCGCGGCGGACGGTTTTTACCAGTATCCCCATAATTACCCGAACACGTCCTATTACATTGATGTGACGGCGCCGGCCGGGTACACATTTCCTTCCATCAAATGTCCGGGCGATTTGACAAGTCGCCGAGTGGGCGCGCAATCTTATGGTAAAAACGGAAACGGCCTTTGCGGTCTGGGGAACGGAGAGTTCGTGCTGCTCAACCCGGCGGACATTTTGGTGGCGGATATTCCGTTGGATCCGGTGTCGACTCCATTGTCCGGCACGGTATTTGACCCTGTCACCCGAGCGCCGCTTTCCGGCGCCCAGGTTCTGCTGTGGCTGTATGATCCGGACACCGGCCAGGCCACGCAGGCAGACAGCCAAACCACGGGCGCCGACGGCGCGTACACATTGCCGATCTATTGGGGGGCGCAGTATTATCTGACGGTCAATCCACCGTCCGGTTATCGTTTCCCGTCTCAGACGTCGCCGAGCGGGCTCACCCAGTTGTCGGTCACGGCCATGTCGTACGGCAAAAACGGATTCGGTGGTCAAACCGGCGTCTTTTTTATGGATACGCCGAATGCCGTTCTCCCGCCGGCGGATATTCCGTTGGATCCCGGCCCTGAAGACCCGCAGCGGATCGCCATTGAAAAAAAGGTGTCGACCGACAGGGTCGAGGTCGGGGATGTGGCGCGGTACGAGGTTCGGATAAAAAACAATTCCAGCCGGATACTCACCGACACCGTCATTTATGACGAACTCCCTTTTGGTGTGAAGTATGAGCCGGGCTCCTGTCGTGTCAACGGCGAAAAACACAAAGACCCGGATGGCGGAAGAGGGCCGCTGCTGGCGTTTAAGCTCGGCCGATTTCCGGTGGACCGGGAGATTGTTTTGACCTATGTGGTCCGGGTGACACCCGGCGTTTTAGACGGTGACGGGATCAACGCCGCCAGAGCCCTCGCTTTCTTTTATGGAAACGCTTATTCATCGCCCACCGCGCGGGTAAAGATTGAAGCCGTGGAGCAGGCCCTGTTTTCGGATAAGGCGATTTTGTTCGGCAAAATCTTTTTGGATTCCGACTGCAACAATATTCAAAATGATGGAGAATGGCCGATCGGCGGTGTGCGTCTTTTTCTGGAGGACGGCTCCTGGGCCGTTACCGACGAACACGGGCAGTATGTGATTTACGGCCTTAAACCGGGCCATCATACGCTTAAGGTGGACACCCTCACACTTCCGAAAGACACGGTTTTAAAGTCGCTGGACAACCGGCATTCCGATGATGCCGACAGTCGCTTTGTCGATCTGGTGGCCGGTGAGTTTCATCGCGCCGATTTTGCCACTTTTTGCCCCACAACGAATCACGCCCGGGTCATGGATGAAATCCGGAAGCGCAATGACGACAGCAATGGTGAATGGATGCTGGAACAGGCGTTGACGTTTAACGGGGTCATCTCCCCCGGGGATGGTGGAAATGGGAGCACGACACCGGTGAGCCCGGACGGTGATATCTCCTCCGGCGTGATGCATGGCGGCGGCGGGGCGCATGCCGCGCCATTACCGGCTATATCGGCGCCTCGGCGCTCAACCGGACAATGTCCCGTCGATACCGACAAGGAGGGCGCGATTTTATCGGCGGACCCGGGTCCGGAAAAAACAGGGCCGGACCTGATCAAACAGAGCCCGATTTCCAAAATACCGGACCCGGAAAAGATCGCGGCCGATATCACCGACGAAATGGCGAAAAAAGGGACATGGCTTTGGCCGAAAGAAGATATCAGCCGGTATGGCCGATTCATTGTGGTGACGCCCGCAGGTATTGAACCCCGGCTTACAATCAATAATGAGCCGGTTTCCAACGATAAAATGGGAGCGCGAATCGAAAACAGGGCCGCGGGCGCCCAGGTGGTGGCATGGTACGGCATTGTGCTGACTCCCGGCGAAAACAAGCTGGTTGTTCATGGACGCGACATATTTGGAAACACCCGCGTTCTGGCTCAAAAAAAGGTCTTTTACCCGGGCTCATTAAGCGCCTTGGCGCTGAAAGCCGAATCGGATCGTCTGGATGCCGACGGCGGCCGGTCATTGCTCAAAATAAACATTCGCTTGACAGACAATAACGGAGTCCCGGTGACAGGGGTTCATTTTGTCACCCTGGAAACCACTTTGGGGACATGGTATGGCCAGGATATACAGCCGACTGAACCCGGGTATCAGGCGCGGGTATCCAACGGTGAGCGGCATGTCTTTTTAAGGAGTTCGAATAAGACCGGAAAGGCGCGGGTCCGGGCATCGCTCGACCGCGCCCTGTCTGATGAAATCGAGGTCCGGTTCGCGCAGCCTTTGCGACCGCTGGTGGCCGCGGGCATAGCTGATTTCAATGCCCGCCTTTCTTTCTCCGGGCGCTCATATCCGTCGGATTCGTTCGATCATGAGTTAACGGACCGCATTTTTGCTAAAAAACGCGCCGCCTTTTTTCTGAAGGGCAAAACCAACTTTGACGCATTGCTCACCATCGCTTATGACACCGAAAAGGACGATGATACGACCTTGCTCCGGGATTTGGATTTCAACGATTATTATCCGATCTACGGGGATGCCTCTTCCAAAGGGTATGACGCCCAGTCCCGCGGCAAGCTCTTTGTCCGGCTCGAAAAAGATAAAAACAGCTTGATGTGGGGTGATTTCGCGACGGATCATGGTATCGATCAAAGCCTGGGCCGTTTTCAACGGGCGCTTACCGGCGCGAATGTTCGTTTTGAAAACGACTATGGGGAACTCTCCGTATTCGGCGCGACAACAGACTATGACCGAAAAACGGAGATGTTCAGAGGAAACGGCACCGCCATGTTTTATCGGTTGAACGGCGCGCCCATTGTCGCGCACAGTGAAACCGTGGAGATGCTGGTCAAAGACAAAAATAATGGCGATTTGGTGATTGAACGGCGGACTCTTAACCGGTTTGATGATTACCTGCTGGATGAATTCAGCGGGAATCTTCATTTTTTCAGCGCGGTCGCCCATTCGGACCCGGATGGAAATCCGATTTATATCCGGATCTCCTATGATGTCGAATCAGCGGACACCCATTACTTCGTGGGGGGCGCCCGATTGTCGGCGCGCCTGGGAGACCGTTGGACCGTGGGCGGCGGATATGCCGAGGACAGGCATCCGGAAGACGGGTATGGCCTGACCTCGGCTTTTGCCCGGTATGAATGGGGGAAAGACCATCGGATTGTGTTGGAAACAGGCCGATTTCAGGATCGCAACGTGACGGCGTCCGGCGATGCCGTTCGTCTGAAGTGGGAGAGTCAATTTGGAAATGGGGTCAATATCAAGCTCACCGGCTATGAGGCCTCATCGAAATTTAAACCCAAAGACAGTTTGGTCTCCCCGGGGCGGCGGGAACTGAAAGCCGAAGTGGCCTACCCATTGGACGCAAAAACCGAAATCAGGGCGGAAGGGGATGCCAGCGCGGCCCTGGACACGGATGAAAAAACCGCCGGGATAGGTCTTTCTCTATCAAAAACCATGGGGGCCTGGCGCGCGGAAGCGGGGGCGCGCCGAAATATTCAACAAAGCGTCGCGGACGATGAAACCTTTAACACGGGTCGGCTTCGGTTGGAGCATCAGTTTAAATGGTGGAATCGTGTCGGATCGGGTTTTGGGGAATGGGAACAGGATATTACCGAGACGGATCGACGGGTTTTGTCCGCGGGTGGGGAATATTTCGTCCATGATCGCACCAAGATGTATCTTAAACATGAGCTGAGCAACAGCCTGTCCGGCGCCCGCGCGTTAAGCCGGGATGTCTCCCGGGTGGATACGACTTTCGGGTTGTCATCCACCTATTTTTCCGAGGTCGAGACCTATGTGGAGCGCCGCGTTCGGGGCGCCATGGACGGTCGCGAAAACGAGATGGTCACCGGCGTCAAAAAGCGTTGGGAGCTGGCGCCGAATCTGAGTCTTTCGCCGCAAATCGAATATGCGCACACCCGCGATAAGAATGATGCCGATCATGCGCTTTCCATTTCTTTGGGTTTTGTGGACACCCGGTTCAAAACCCTCAAAACATCCATCCGGGCGGAGACCCGGACGACGTCGGATAGCGCCTACCTGGCATTTTTGGGAAACACCGCATACCGCCTGAGTCCGGATTGGTCATTGCTCATAAAGGAAGACCTGGCCTATGAAGCGCTTGACAATGCCGATGACAGCGCGCGTCATACGCTTACAGTAGGCGCGGCGCGCCGCCCGCTTCTTCAGAACCGATATCATCTGCTGGGTATGTATCAATGGAAAATCGAAAAAGGGCAAGGGGATGGAACCGACCGGACCGCGCATCTGCTATTTGCGCATCAAAATTATCAGATCAATGACGACTGGATATTTTCAAGTCGGCTTGCCGGAAAATGGGTCTGGTGGGATTTGTATGGGGACGCCTATCGGTCCGCGGTGCAATTGGCAGGCGGCCGATTGATTTGGGATATCACCTCTTATTTAGATTTCGATGCGCATGGAGGCGCTTTGAGTCTTAATTTTGGAGAATCGGTCAGGTATAGCCTGGGGGGGGGGGCATCCATTTCAAGGTCGCAAAAGACTGGCGGGTGA
- a CDS encoding hypothetical protein (Evidence 5 : Unknown function), whose translation MSLGYNLTGFSDEDLDTDGIYNDGLRLGVHWKFDEEMFYRIGGWLFSKPAADSLKTGEE comes from the coding sequence GTGAGTCTCGGTTATAATTTAACCGGATTCAGTGATGAAGACCTGGATACGGACGGGATATATAATGACGGGTTGCGGCTCGGTGTTCACTGGAAATTTGATGAAGAGATGTTTTACCGTATCGGCGGCTGGCTCTTTTCAAAACCCGCGGCCGATTCATTAAAAACAGGGGAGGAATAA
- a CDS encoding conserved hypothetical protein (Evidence 4 : Unknown function but conserved in other organisms), with protein MENIKKYLKLYGLVGVIFVVGIWGVGCAMEEKTRVKYDPRPCKRPIMITPPVTATYTVCPMIVTPPVTAVYTVRDSDGDCVPDSKDRCPRTPFRAVIDARGCQKKFVIYFESDRWGFTPAARSILDSLVVLLKNDPEIEVAAHGHADSSASRAHNLRLSKRRANAAKQYLVSAGIPLSRVRHAYFGIDQPAAPNETKQGRAKNRRVNITLFRGGKSGEEMSAPCQSQLRKPGWQTPVTTKNWHLSSEELRLPGAPYSLEGLTFEQIVTDPAIQVRGDETSCGDCHDWASNISKIDYCGRIADFLTTDQDGEGEKPAILKNLFKDWKERDCPD; from the coding sequence ATGGAAAACATAAAAAAATATTTAAAACTATATGGCCTTGTCGGGGTCATATTTGTTGTGGGCATATGGGGGGTCGGATGCGCCATGGAAGAAAAAACTCGGGTGAAATATGATCCGCGTCCCTGCAAGCGCCCCATCATGATCACACCCCCGGTAACGGCCACGTATACGGTCTGCCCCATGATTGTCACACCGCCGGTAACGGCCGTATATACGGTAAGAGATTCCGATGGCGACTGCGTGCCGGATTCCAAAGACCGGTGTCCGCGCACACCTTTCCGGGCGGTGATCGATGCCCGTGGGTGTCAGAAAAAGTTCGTGATATACTTTGAGAGCGACAGATGGGGGTTCACACCCGCCGCGCGTTCTATTCTTGACTCGCTCGTCGTTTTATTAAAGAATGACCCGGAAATTGAAGTGGCGGCTCACGGTCACGCGGACAGCAGCGCATCCAGAGCCCACAATCTGCGCCTGTCGAAACGACGGGCGAATGCCGCAAAACAGTATCTGGTGTCCGCCGGTATTCCGTTGTCCCGGGTGCGCCATGCCTATTTTGGAATTGATCAGCCGGCGGCCCCCAATGAAACCAAACAAGGGCGGGCCAAAAATCGTCGGGTGAACATCACGCTTTTCCGCGGCGGCAAATCCGGTGAAGAAATGTCCGCGCCTTGCCAAAGTCAACTGCGAAAACCCGGATGGCAAACGCCTGTCACAACGAAAAACTGGCATTTGTCTTCAGAAGAGCTGCGTCTTCCCGGCGCGCCGTATTCATTGGAAGGGTTGACATTTGAACAGATTGTCACCGATCCCGCGATTCAGGTTCGTGGGGATGAAACATCCTGCGGCGACTGCCATGACTGGGCGTCGAATATAAGCAAAATTGACTATTGCGGGCGGATAGCGGATTTCCTGACAACGGACCAGGATGGAGAAGGAGAAAAGCCGGCCATTCTCAAAAATCTTTTTAAGGACTGGAAAGAGCGCGACTGCCCGGACTAA